The genomic stretch CAAATTTCTTTGGAATAGAAATTTCTCTAAAGAAATTAAGGGCTGGTTCTATTACAGTATAACTGTCTGTATCTATCTCTTTCTCTTTGTATTTATCAGCAAAATCATAAATATCAAAACGAGGCTCTAATAAATTCAACTCATACATCAACACTTCAACTATAGCCAGTTTGAAATTCAAATTATCAAAGTACAATATTTCTTCTGTATTATTATCACTATATTCTCTCAAAAACTTTTCTTTTTTGACATCTTTTACTTTATCTAATTCAAATTCTTTTTCCCTTCCAAACAGTCCAAATAAACCCATTCTTCTCTTCCTCCAATCATTATATTTAAGAACAATTTATTATTCAGTTAGACAAACTGGGATTTAAAGTTCTCTGATTATCCATTTAGCCTCTTGATTTTTCCTTGTTGCGCAACATCCACAAGGCATTTCTGCCAAAGTTCCTATCGAATTATCTAACTCAAATACAGACTGTAAAGAAACTAGTTTAGCGTCCTCTGCTTCGTGTGTTTTTCCGCATAAGAATTGCCACATACCATCATCTTCATCATGTGATACAAATAAAATTGGTTCATCTATATTTATTACATGACTACATAAAATAGCTACTGTATTTGGCTCATCATAAAAAGGAAATTTCTGCTCTACCATTTTAGCATTTTCAATTCATTTTCTTTTCCGAAAAAACCGTCTATTATTTCATCTGAAAGATAATATTTATTTTTAAAATATGTTACGATAGCTAACTGAAAATCATTAAAGCCGTCATCATCTCTACAGAATGTTTCTGAACTCACGTCTAAAATAAGATTATGCAATTTATTATAATCGTACAAAAATTTTTCTGATAATTCTTTTTTTGAAACCTTTTCTTCATTTGGGAAGTTTCCGCTTGCTTTAATTTCAAATGGATACACTTTGCTACTTTTTTTCGTTTTACGAGATTCAACTAATATACAAGTTGAGCCATATGTTATAACAATCCCCGGTGTTGTGTCTCTAAATTGTGCAAATGAAATATGATCCAGCTCATCTTTTTCCATAGCATTTTTTATAACTAATTCTTTTCTATAAGGATTATGGATATTCCAACTAAATTTGTTTTTATAATCTGTATATTCACTTATAATATGTAATATATCAGCTAAAGAATATTGCATCGGCAAATACATCGATAACCTAGCTTTATTATGCTTATCACATAAGCAAAAAGTTATATATTTTGTTATTATACTTTTCATCATTCTCTCTTTCCAATTCTTCAGTTTTTAACTTTGGGAGAAGCTTCAAAACCTTTGATCTAACTGAACTATTTACCTCTGCCATTATTATGACACGAGACCCAGCACACCAGAGCAATAGCAGCAAAGCTCAAAACCCAAAAGCCAGCACCGATCATTTCGGTTGCTGGCTTTCTATTGGGCTAATGCCCATTTGGGTATTAACCCAAAATATCCCCAAATTTGGGTATTAGCCCCAAATAGAGGTTCCAGCAGATAGCTATTAGAGCCACGCAAAACAAAAGAGCTGACCACCGTTCAGGTAGTCAGCCCTATTTTTATGCCTGTGAGCAGGACTTTTAGATTTTGCGCGCGTTTTCAAATTTTGCGCGCACCTTTGCGCAAAACCCTAGTTTTGCGAAATTGTATCAACTCAGTGTGCTCGTAGTGGAGGTGGCGGGAATTGAACCCGCGTCCTAGAACAGGTATTCGAGGTTTTCTCCGGGCGCAGCCGACGATTACGGTCATACTCAGCCTCTGCACTCATGTCGGCAAGTTGCAGCCAGACCCAGCTTAAGTAAAGTCCCAAGCGTCCCCTCAAGCAAAAGACACTCAGCAAGCCCTCTAAACGAGGCTAGACACCGGACGGAAGGCTACATCCGGGCTAACCCTTCGGTCACTGCAATTAGGCAGCGAGAGCGAAGTCAGTGCGATTATTGGCACTTATAATTTCCAAGGAGCATCAACGAGTTGACCTTGGATTCTCGACCCGCTTGACCTGGAATTACTCTCCCTAGTCGAAACCAGTCACCCCCTGTTTAGTTATAACGTTCTCTCAACTATAGCGCAGTGCAAATTATTCCCTGGCACTATCTAGCGGGCTACCAAGAGCTACTGCCCCCGCCGCCTCCACCACCGCCGGAGAATCCGCCAGAGAATCCAGATCCGCCACCGAAACCTGACCCACTACTTTTCGCAGGCTCTGGCATAGAAGCCGTAGACACGGACGAAACCATATTTGAAATACCGTTATGAACTAGCCAATAGTGATAGTTGGTGCCCGCATACCAGTAGGGGGTATCCGCGCTGAGCCGCCCCATCTTAATCAATCGCTCACAGATCGTTACCCATCGTTTTGTCTCACCAAAAACAGCTGCCCAAGGCAAAAACTTCGAGAAGATATCTTCACCCTCTTCGAAACGAATTTGGTCAGCCTCAGCCGTGGAAATGTATTCACGAAATCCAATCACTTGATCAGTGAACACCCGCCCGTCCGCGCTTCTAGTTCCTCTTCTAGTCAACCGCTTACAGACCAGCACCACCAAAAGAGCGGGAAGAACAGCAGCCAACAGAATCATCACTAAACCGCTATCTAGTGAATCAAAAGAAAACCCCAACATGGGAATCGTGATGACTGCAAAAAGAATAAACGACGAAAAAGAACTAGAGCCAAATTTCATCTGACCCAGACCCGAAGCCCAGTTAGGCGTCAGCTTCTTAAATAAAGCCATGTCTTGCTGAGCAAGCTGTTCAATATCAGCGTTCAAAGCCTTGTGCGCCTTCTGAAGCATTCCGTAGCCGTCTAACGTCACCTCAGACTTATTACCAAACAGTTTGTTTAAGAAATTCGCCTCGAAGGGATACAACTCATTATTAGATTGACGTCGCACAAGAGTGATTGTGGATCCGGAACTTAGCAAACCTTTATTACTTGATTCGACGATAGTCAGATGCCCGCGAACTGCCAGCGACAATAACGTTGCCGTTGTTTCCCGAGAGTTAAAGACGCCATCCTCCAAAATTCCAGCCAATGCCACCGGAATAGCAGGTGGATTGAAGAAAACCGGGATTGGAGTAGAACCATCATCTTTGATGATAGGAGCCTCCTGGGGATTAACCGGAAAATTACCGGGAGCAACACCTGCGTATCGATCATCGCGGCGTTTACGGACGTACCCCCACCCAACTAGCGCAGATATCAGAGTTGCCCCAACGGCAGCAGCACCGGCTCGCATCAAGAGCATGCGTTGCTGGGCTTGTTTTTCGGCAGCTAACGGCTGAACCAGAATCGGACCGGCATGGTTCAGCTCCCCTTTCGAAATACCGGCCACGACAGTCAACAAAGAGCCAGACGTAATCTCAGACTGCGAAAAATGCGCAACATTATCACCATCAACAGACGCACTCTGGCAGGGGGTATCAGACTTAACCCATCCGGTGTAGCAGGCAACTTTAGTAACCCCACCAGGCACGCTCAGTGTAAAGTTAGCCTGTTTGATAGGCGGATTATTGTCACCTAGAACATCCCAATAGAACTCATCATGATCATCGAAAACCCTAGTCACACCATCGATGCGATAATGCAAAATATAAGTGGCGGTATCAGTGTTAACTGTTTCATCCGGGTTACCAATGCGGATACGTAGTTGCTGCTCAGAAGCTCCAGTATCTGTCACGCTCGTTTCAAAATGGCTAGACGCGTCTGGGCTTTCAACCCTGATGTTCGAGACTGGATAAGACGCATCATGCTCCTCATCCCATTTTTCGCGCACAATCAAGTCACGATTAATACCATGACGCCCAGAATAAGAGCCAAAACGCCAAACGATCGTCTCGGTTACATCAGCGCTACCATCAGCATCTACGGTATAAATCGCGTCCCAAGAATCAATCTCGTCATCGCTCGCCCAAGCGTTCGTGGCTGCAAAACAGCAGCCGACAAGCACCAAAAATGCGGGAAGAAAGGCACGCAGAAGCCTCATCAACGTCCTTTCCGACGATCAGCTAGCTCGCGATCAACCTCGCGCTGCATATCGCGGGCAGCAATAGTTTGACGCTTATCCCACTGTTTTTTGCCTGTCGCGACGGCTAGCTCAACCTTCGCATAGCCGTCCTTAAAATATATGGATAGGGGAATCAAAGTCCGCCCTGGGTCTTGAAGAGCACGTTCCAGCTTGACTATTTGTTTGCGATGCAGCAACAACTTTCGGTTTCGCTTGGCAGCGTGATTGTGAAAGGTTCCGAATTCGT from Vaginimicrobium propionicum encodes the following:
- a CDS encoding DUF6892 domain-containing protein, with the translated sequence MGLFGLFGREKEFELDKVKDVKKEKFLREYSDNNTEEILYFDNLNFKLAIVEVLMYELNLLEPRFDIYDFADKYKEKEIDTDSYTVIEPALNFFREISIPKKFAQYVEQIYMDGGNEVYMNIIPQWDGEDDCFDLNNVTISELSQFPNLRKATIMSSDFDKVKEIFDAENIDVELL
- a CDS encoding DUF2207 domain-containing protein, which codes for MRLLRAFLPAFLVLVGCCFAATNAWASDDEIDSWDAIYTVDADGSADVTETIVWRFGSYSGRHGINRDLIVREKWDEEHDASYPVSNIRVESPDASSHFETSVTDTGASEQQLRIRIGNPDETVNTDTATYILHYRIDGVTRVFDDHDEFYWDVLGDNNPPIKQANFTLSVPGGVTKVACYTGWVKSDTPCQSASVDGDNVAHFSQSEITSGSLLTVVAGISKGELNHAGPILVQPLAAEKQAQQRMLLMRAGAAAVGATLISALVGWGYVRKRRDDRYAGVAPGNFPVNPQEAPIIKDDGSTPIPVFFNPPAIPVALAGILEDGVFNSRETTATLLSLAVRGHLTIVESSNKGLLSSGSTITLVRRQSNNELYPFEANFLNKLFGNKSEVTLDGYGMLQKAHKALNADIEQLAQQDMALFKKLTPNWASGLGQMKFGSSSFSSFILFAVITIPMLGFSFDSLDSGLVMILLAAVLPALLVVLVCKRLTRRGTRSADGRVFTDQVIGFREYISTAEADQIRFEEGEDIFSKFLPWAAVFGETKRWVTICERLIKMGRLSADTPYWYAGTNYHYWLVHNGISNMVSSVSTASMPEPAKSSGSGFGGGSGFSGGFSGGGGGGGGSSSW
- the smpB gene encoding SsrA-binding protein SmpB, with the protein product MPREKGEKIVARNKKALHDYSIGEKLEAGLVLTGTEVKSLRAGRASLVDAFATIDDGQVWMRNAHIPEYEFGTFHNHAAKRNRKLLLHRKQIVKLERALQDPGRTLIPLSIYFKDGYAKVELAVATGKKQWDKRQTIAARDMQREVDRELADRRKGR